A genomic stretch from Bradyrhizobium quebecense includes:
- the gor gene encoding glutathione-disulfide reductase, which yields MAEFDVDLFVIGGGSGGVRAARIAANYGAKVMVAEEYRMGGTCVIRGCVPKKLFVIGSHVHQEIEDAAGFGWSIGQVSFDWATLVANKDKEIARLEGAYTSNVEKSGARIVKTRAVLEDAHTVRLATGEKVTAKYILIATGGAPNHGPAVPGIEHVISSNEAFHLKELPKRIVIQGGGYIALEFAGIFAGFGSDVTVVYRGDSVLRGFDEDVRKHVRAEMEKRGITIITGCTVAKVDKHGRDFTTHLSSGSSIASDQVMIAIGRHPNVRGLGLEAAGVAINPANGGIQVDGWSKTSVDNIYAVGDVTHRTNLTPVAIREGHAFADTVFGKRPVQVDHATIPTAVFSQPEVGTVGLTEEEARAQYSHVDIYKTDFRPIKATMSGRDTRVLMKIVVDGSSDRVLGCHIVGDAAAEITQAVAIAVKMKATKADFDATVALHPTASEELVTMRTPTARHVRQAAE from the coding sequence TGGTCGCCGAAGAGTACCGGATGGGCGGCACCTGCGTGATCCGCGGCTGCGTGCCGAAGAAGCTGTTCGTGATCGGCAGCCACGTCCACCAGGAGATCGAGGACGCGGCCGGCTTCGGCTGGAGCATCGGCCAGGTCTCGTTCGACTGGGCCACGCTCGTCGCCAACAAGGACAAGGAGATCGCCCGGCTCGAGGGCGCCTACACCAGCAATGTCGAGAAGTCGGGCGCCAGGATCGTCAAGACCCGTGCGGTGCTGGAGGATGCCCACACCGTTCGGCTCGCCACCGGCGAGAAGGTGACGGCGAAATACATCCTGATCGCCACCGGCGGCGCGCCCAATCACGGGCCGGCCGTTCCCGGCATCGAGCACGTGATCTCCTCCAACGAGGCGTTTCACCTGAAGGAGCTGCCGAAGCGGATCGTGATCCAGGGCGGCGGCTACATCGCACTGGAATTCGCGGGCATCTTCGCCGGCTTCGGCTCCGACGTCACGGTGGTCTACCGGGGCGACAGCGTCCTGCGCGGCTTCGACGAGGACGTCCGCAAGCATGTCCGCGCCGAGATGGAGAAGCGCGGCATTACCATCATCACCGGCTGCACGGTGGCGAAGGTCGACAAGCACGGCCGCGATTTCACCACCCATCTGTCCAGCGGCTCGAGCATCGCCTCCGACCAGGTGATGATTGCGATCGGCCGCCATCCCAATGTCAGGGGTCTCGGGCTCGAAGCCGCGGGCGTTGCCATCAATCCCGCCAATGGCGGCATCCAGGTCGACGGCTGGTCGAAGACCTCGGTCGACAACATCTACGCGGTCGGCGACGTCACCCACCGCACCAATCTGACCCCGGTCGCGATCCGCGAGGGCCATGCCTTCGCCGACACCGTGTTCGGCAAGCGCCCCGTGCAGGTCGACCACGCCACGATCCCGACCGCGGTGTTCTCGCAGCCGGAGGTCGGCACCGTCGGCCTCACCGAAGAAGAGGCGCGGGCGCAGTATAGCCACGTCGACATCTACAAGACCGATTTCCGGCCGATCAAGGCGACGATGTCCGGCCGCGACACCCGCGTGCTGATGAAGATCGTGGTCGACGGCTCGAGCGACCGCGTGCTCGGCTGTCACATCGTCGGCGATGCCGCCGCCGAGATCACCCAAGCCGTTGCGATCGCCGTCAAGATGAAGGCGACCAAGGCGGACTTCGACGCCACCGTCGCGCTGCATCCGACCGCCTCCGAAGAGCTGGTGACGATGCGCACCCCGACCGCGCGCCACGTGCGCCAGGCGGCGGAGTAG
- a CDS encoding alpha/beta hydrolase family protein gives MRFLALWLILFAAPQFARADDAVLKVGVTTRDFVPAEPYDWRGAATHALRVMIWYPAVAEAREQPQSIGPRLIPFARAGRAAPDAAPAVGPRRPLVLLSHGFGGTASDLAWLGVGLAAHGFIAVAVNHPGNNQLEDYTVEGFALMWLRAVDLSAIIDAMRADETFGDRLDPARIGAAGHSLGGYTVLAIAGGITDPARTEAFCRSPAADALCTAQAGVSDLRRKSRLRLGSDPDFRQRYSLAGNSYRDERVRAVFAMAPGPGPALTPESLGGISIPVAMVTGSADEVAPPASGAEALGKAMPHAALTEFPRAGHFVFFDTCTAVGRLVIGAVCRDPDGIDREAVHAETIGLALDFFTANLR, from the coding sequence ATGCGGTTTCTGGCGCTGTGGTTGATCCTGTTCGCGGCGCCGCAGTTCGCACGCGCCGACGATGCTGTATTGAAGGTCGGCGTCACGACGCGCGATTTCGTTCCGGCCGAGCCTTACGACTGGCGCGGCGCCGCAACTCACGCGCTCCGCGTCATGATCTGGTACCCGGCCGTGGCCGAAGCGCGCGAGCAGCCGCAATCGATCGGACCGCGCCTCATCCCCTTCGCCCGTGCCGGCCGCGCCGCGCCCGATGCTGCGCCCGCGGTGGGACCGCGACGTCCGCTGGTGCTGCTGTCGCACGGCTTCGGCGGCACGGCATCCGATCTCGCCTGGCTCGGCGTGGGGCTTGCAGCCCACGGATTTATCGCCGTTGCGGTCAACCATCCGGGGAATAATCAATTGGAGGACTACACGGTCGAGGGTTTTGCGCTGATGTGGCTGCGCGCCGTCGACCTCAGCGCGATCATCGACGCGATGCGCGCCGACGAGACGTTCGGCGACCGGCTCGACCCGGCGCGGATCGGCGCTGCCGGCCACTCGCTCGGCGGCTACACGGTGCTTGCGATCGCAGGCGGCATCACCGATCCGGCGCGGACGGAAGCGTTCTGCCGCTCACCCGCTGCCGACGCGTTGTGCACGGCGCAAGCGGGCGTCTCGGACCTGCGCCGGAAGAGCCGGCTGCGCCTCGGTTCCGATCCCGACTTCCGGCAGCGCTACAGCCTTGCCGGCAATTCCTATCGCGATGAGCGCGTCCGTGCCGTCTTTGCCATGGCGCCGGGACCGGGACCGGCCCTGACGCCGGAGAGCCTTGGCGGGATATCGATCCCGGTCGCGATGGTCACGGGAAGCGCCGATGAAGTGGCGCCGCCGGCCTCCGGAGCCGAAGCGCTCGGCAAGGCCATGCCGCATGCGGCGCTGACGGAGTTTCCGCGCGCCGGCCATTTCGTCTTCTTCGATACCTGTACCGCAGTAGGGCGTCTGGTGATCGGGGCTGTCTGCCGCGATCCCGATGGCATCGACCGCGAGGCGGTCCATGCCGAGACGATCGGCCTTGCGCTCGATTTCTTCACTGCAAACTTGCGCTGA
- a CDS encoding DUF2934 domain-containing protein, which yields MTGPTEQEIRTRAYELWKDAGEPPGKMDQLWYKAERELLARKAANGETPCGMNGHHKPSTYQ from the coding sequence ATGACAGGCCCAACCGAGCAGGAGATTCGGACCCGCGCCTACGAATTGTGGAAGGATGCCGGCGAACCGCCGGGCAAGATGGATCAGCTCTGGTACAAGGCGGAGCGGGAACTGCTGGCGCGCAAGGCCGCCAACGGCGAAACGCCCTGCGGAATGAATGGGCACCACAAGCCGAGCACGTATCAGTAG
- a CDS encoding cupin domain-containing protein: protein MNKPIDLDEKLSTFSDHWSPRTVAQFNACDVMVVKVQGEFVWHKHDDTDDFFLVLKGVLDIELRDRTVTLKEGQMFIVPKGVEHRPVAREEVHLLLIEPTGTPNTGDAATAAPRKVV, encoded by the coding sequence ATGAACAAGCCGATCGATCTCGACGAAAAACTATCGACATTCTCCGATCACTGGTCGCCGCGCACGGTAGCGCAATTCAACGCCTGCGACGTGATGGTGGTGAAGGTGCAGGGCGAGTTCGTCTGGCACAAGCATGACGACACCGACGACTTCTTTCTCGTCCTGAAAGGCGTGCTCGACATCGAGCTGCGCGACCGCACCGTGACGTTGAAGGAGGGCCAGATGTTCATCGTGCCGAAGGGCGTCGAGCATCGGCCGGTCGCGCGGGAAGAGGTGCATCTGTTGCTGATCGAGCCGACGGGGACGCCGAACACGGGTGATGCGGCGACGGCTGCGCCGCGGAAGGTGGTGTGA
- a CDS encoding LysR family transcriptional regulator has protein sequence MENFNDLAAFASVARERSFTRAAAKLGVSPSALSQTIRNLEERLGLRLLTRTTRSVASTEAGERLLRTIAPRFEEIEAELTALSELREKPAGTVRITAGEHAAISVLQPALKRFLPDYPDIQVEIIVDYGLTDIVAEGYDAGVRLGEQVAKDMIAVRIGPDLRMAVVASRAYFQKHSIPETPQDLTAHNCINIRLPTYGGLFPWDLEKKKREVKVRGEGQLVFNSLGMRLQSALDGLGVAYMPEDQALPYIADGRLVRVLEDWCPAFPGYHLYYPSRRHSSPALALLTDVLRYRGK, from the coding sequence ATGGAAAACTTCAACGATCTAGCTGCGTTCGCGTCCGTGGCCAGGGAGCGGAGCTTTACCCGCGCCGCGGCCAAACTCGGCGTTTCACCGTCGGCGCTCAGCCAGACCATCCGCAATCTCGAGGAGCGACTGGGTCTGCGTCTCCTGACCCGTACCACGCGCAGCGTCGCATCAACGGAAGCTGGCGAACGTCTGCTACGCACCATTGCGCCGCGCTTTGAAGAAATCGAAGCCGAACTGACGGCCTTGAGCGAGCTTCGGGAGAAGCCTGCAGGAACCGTACGCATTACTGCTGGCGAGCATGCGGCAATCTCCGTCCTGCAACCCGCGCTCAAACGGTTCCTGCCCGACTATCCGGACATCCAGGTCGAGATCATCGTCGACTACGGCCTCACCGATATCGTCGCCGAAGGCTATGACGCTGGTGTCCGGTTGGGCGAGCAGGTTGCAAAGGACATGATCGCCGTGCGCATCGGCCCGGATCTGCGCATGGCGGTCGTCGCGTCGCGCGCCTATTTCCAAAAACATTCGATCCCCGAAACGCCGCAGGACCTGACGGCGCACAACTGCATCAATATCCGGCTCCCGACCTATGGCGGGTTGTTTCCTTGGGACCTGGAAAAGAAGAAGCGCGAGGTCAAGGTGCGCGGAGAAGGCCAACTCGTCTTCAACAGTCTCGGTATGAGGCTGCAGTCGGCTTTGGACGGTCTCGGCGTTGCATACATGCCCGAGGACCAGGCGCTTCCCTATATTGCAGACGGGCGCCTGGTGCGGGTTCTGGAAGATTGGTGTCCAGCCTTTCCCGGCTATCACCTCTACTATCCCAGCAGACGGCACTCGTCGCCTGCCTTGGCTCTATTGACTGACGTTCTCCGATATCGTGGCAAATAG
- a CDS encoding aldo/keto reductase, with protein MQVRKLGTLEVSALGLGCMGMSSAYGPAADKREMINLIRDAYDRGITLFDTAEAYGPFVNEELVGEALVPIRDKVVIATKFGFDINLATGARNAGTNSRPEHIKAVADASLKRLKTDRIDIFYQHRVDPALPIEDVAGAVKELIVEGKVKHFGLSEAGVQTIRRAHAVQPVTAVQSEYSLFWRGPEAELLPVLEELGIGFVPFSPLGAGFLTGKIDENTRFDPTDFRNSVPRFSLEARKANMALVDIVKAVAARKAAMPAQVALAWLLAQKPWIVPIPGTTKLHRLEENFGSVNVTLTTEDLAEIAAALSKIVVQGERLPEAVLKMTGL; from the coding sequence ATGCAAGTCCGCAAACTTGGAACGCTCGAAGTATCCGCGCTCGGCCTCGGCTGTATGGGCATGAGCTCTGCCTACGGCCCGGCGGCCGACAAACGGGAGATGATCAACCTCATTCGCGATGCTTATGATCGCGGTATCACCCTGTTCGACACGGCCGAAGCCTACGGCCCATTCGTCAATGAGGAGTTGGTCGGCGAGGCACTCGTGCCGATTCGCGACAAGGTGGTCATCGCCACCAAGTTCGGCTTCGACATCAACCTCGCGACTGGCGCCCGCAATGCCGGCACCAATAGCCGTCCAGAACACATCAAGGCGGTCGCCGATGCCAGTCTGAAGCGGTTGAAGACGGACCGGATCGATATTTTCTATCAGCATCGGGTCGATCCTGCCTTGCCGATCGAGGACGTTGCCGGCGCGGTCAAGGAGTTGATCGTGGAAGGCAAGGTGAAACATTTCGGCCTCTCCGAAGCAGGTGTCCAGACGATCCGTCGCGCACACGCGGTGCAGCCGGTGACGGCTGTGCAGAGCGAGTATTCGTTGTTCTGGCGCGGGCCGGAAGCTGAACTTCTTCCAGTCCTCGAGGAGCTTGGCATCGGCTTCGTGCCGTTCAGTCCGCTTGGCGCGGGATTCCTGACTGGAAAGATTGACGAGAACACCAGGTTCGATCCCACGGACTTTCGCAACAGCGTACCGCGTTTCTCCTTGGAAGCCCGCAAGGCCAATATGGCCCTCGTTGATATCGTCAAGGCCGTCGCCGCGCGCAAAGCCGCGATGCCCGCGCAGGTCGCGCTCGCATGGCTGTTGGCGCAGAAGCCGTGGATCGTTCCGATTCCTGGCACCACCAAATTGCATCGGCTGGAAGAAAACTTCGGTTCCGTCAATGTGACGCTCACGACAGAGGACCTAGCAGAGATCGCAGCGGCGCTTTCGAAAATCGTAGTGCAGGGCGAACGCTTGCCGGAGGCGGTGCTCAAGATGACGGGTCTCTGA
- a CDS encoding alpha/beta fold hydrolase, with protein sequence MNAREIAAAAAALDDVFSDDIVVPAADGYPLAATLFLPRGRKRHAVLINSATAVPRKVYRGFAGYLARRGAAVLTYDYRGTGDSRPMAATTGLNKPKSLAGFKATMADWAALDTTAAVSWMRYRYRDLPFAYVGHSFGGQALGLLANNAEIPRALLVASQAATWKLMASPERYRVVAFMNGIGLPLARTLGYVPGWAGLGMDLPRGAFEQWRGWVMRERYLLDDATLAARENFPKFKGKLRALVITDDTWATRPAVELLCSAFTSITPEIISIRPADAGAKAIGHFGFFRSDHRDALWRGAAEWLEAEG encoded by the coding sequence ATGAATGCCAGGGAAATTGCCGCAGCCGCCGCCGCGCTGGACGACGTTTTTAGCGACGACATCGTCGTGCCGGCCGCGGACGGCTATCCGCTCGCCGCGACGCTGTTCCTGCCGCGCGGCAGGAAGCGCCACGCCGTCCTGATCAACTCGGCGACCGCCGTGCCCCGAAAGGTCTATCGCGGCTTTGCCGGCTACCTCGCCCGCCGCGGCGCGGCGGTGCTGACCTACGACTACCGCGGCACCGGCGACTCGAGGCCGATGGCGGCGACGACCGGCCTCAACAAGCCGAAGTCGCTGGCCGGCTTCAAGGCCACGATGGCGGACTGGGCCGCGCTCGACACCACAGCGGCCGTGAGCTGGATGCGCTATCGCTACCGCGACCTCCCCTTCGCCTATGTCGGCCACTCCTTCGGCGGCCAGGCGCTCGGGCTCCTTGCCAACAACGCTGAAATTCCCCGCGCACTGCTGGTCGCCTCGCAGGCCGCCACCTGGAAGCTGATGGCCTCGCCCGAGCGCTACCGCGTCGTCGCCTTCATGAACGGCATCGGCCTGCCGCTGGCGCGCACGCTCGGCTATGTGCCCGGCTGGGCCGGTCTCGGCATGGACCTGCCGCGGGGCGCGTTCGAGCAATGGCGAGGCTGGGTCATGCGCGAGCGCTATCTGCTCGATGATGCCACGCTCGCGGCGCGCGAAAATTTTCCGAAGTTCAAGGGCAAGCTCCGCGCGCTTGTCATCACCGACGACACCTGGGCGACGCGGCCGGCGGTCGAGCTGCTGTGCTCCGCGTTCACGTCGATCACGCCGGAAATCATCTCGATCCGCCCCGCGGATGCCGGCGCGAAGGCGATCGGCCATTTCGGCTTCTTCCGCAGCGACCACCGCGACGCGCTGTGGCGCGGCGCCGCGGAGTGGCTCGAGGCGGAGGGGTAA
- a CDS encoding class II 3-deoxy-7-phosphoheptulonate synthase, with the protein MSERWTPDSWRAKKVLQVPDYPDAKALADVEAQLATFPPLVFAGEARNLKKALGRVCAGEAFLLQGGDCAESFAEHGANNIRDFFRVLLQMAVVMTYAGALPVVKVGRIAGQFAKPRSSPTEKQGDVELPSYRGDIVNDIAFTPEARIPDPQRQLMAYRQSAATLNLLRAFATGGFANLGSVHQWMLGFLKDSPQSRRYKELADRISDALNFMRACGLDLESHPELRATDFYTSHEALLLGYEQAMTRVDSTTGDWYATSGHMIWIGDRTRQLDHGHVEYFRGIKNPIGLKCGPSLKPDELLKLIDVLNPDNEPGRLTLINRFGADKVGDHLPGLIRAVQREGRKVVWSCDPMHGNTITSTSGYKTRPFDRVLSEVKAFFQIHAAEGTHAGGVHLEMTGQDVTECIGGARAITDEDLNDRYHTVCDPRLNAEQSIDMAFLIAELLKQERAGKVKPMPAAAGL; encoded by the coding sequence ATGTCCGAGCGGTGGACACCCGATAGCTGGCGCGCCAAGAAGGTGCTGCAGGTGCCCGATTATCCCGATGCCAAGGCATTGGCCGATGTCGAGGCGCAGCTTGCGACCTTTCCGCCGCTAGTGTTCGCGGGCGAGGCGCGCAACCTGAAGAAGGCGCTGGGGCGGGTCTGCGCCGGCGAAGCCTTCCTGCTGCAGGGTGGCGACTGCGCCGAGAGCTTTGCCGAGCACGGCGCCAACAATATCCGCGACTTCTTCCGCGTGCTGCTGCAGATGGCCGTGGTCATGACCTATGCCGGCGCGCTGCCGGTGGTGAAGGTCGGCCGCATTGCAGGCCAATTCGCCAAACCGCGCTCGTCGCCGACCGAGAAGCAGGGCGATGTCGAGTTGCCGAGCTATCGCGGCGACATCGTCAACGACATCGCCTTCACGCCGGAAGCGCGGATTCCCGACCCGCAGCGCCAGCTGATGGCCTATCGCCAATCCGCGGCGACGCTGAACCTGCTGCGCGCGTTCGCCACCGGCGGCTTTGCCAATCTCGGCAGCGTGCATCAATGGATGCTCGGCTTCCTGAAGGATTCACCGCAGTCCCGCCGCTACAAGGAGCTGGCCGACCGCATCTCCGACGCCCTGAACTTCATGCGCGCCTGCGGCCTCGATCTCGAGAGCCATCCGGAGCTCCGCGCCACCGATTTCTACACCAGCCACGAGGCGCTCTTGCTCGGCTACGAGCAGGCGATGACGCGGGTCGATTCCACCACCGGCGACTGGTACGCGACCTCGGGCCACATGATCTGGATCGGCGACCGCACCCGGCAGCTCGATCACGGCCATGTCGAATATTTCCGCGGCATCAAGAACCCGATCGGCCTGAAATGCGGTCCGTCGCTGAAGCCCGACGAGTTGCTGAAGTTGATCGACGTGCTGAACCCCGACAACGAGCCGGGACGCCTGACGCTGATCAACCGCTTCGGCGCCGACAAGGTCGGCGACCATCTGCCGGGCCTGATCCGCGCCGTGCAGCGGGAAGGCCGCAAGGTGGTGTGGTCGTGCGATCCGATGCACGGCAACACCATCACCTCGACCTCGGGCTACAAGACGCGGCCGTTCGACCGCGTGCTGTCCGAGGTGAAGGCGTTCTTCCAGATCCACGCCGCCGAAGGCACCCATGCCGGCGGCGTGCATCTGGAGATGACCGGGCAGGACGTCACCGAGTGCATCGGCGGTGCGCGCGCCATCACCGATGAGGATCTCAACGATCGCTACCACACGGTCTGCGATCCCCGCCTCAACGCCGAACAGTCGATCGACATGGCCTTCCTGATCGCCGAGCTCCTGAAGCAGGAGCGCGCCGGCAAGGTCAAACCGATGCCGGCCGCCGCTGGGTTGTGA
- a CDS encoding diacylglycerol kinase yields MLRFWRATINSRNGLAFAIRSEQAIREEVVALVLSVPLAWLVGATVMRRVELVATVVLVLVIELLNTAIEKLADRLTMDHDPQIGRVKDMGSAAVGVALVMAGLFWLFALAERMGAF; encoded by the coding sequence TTGCTGAGGTTCTGGCGAGCCACCATCAACTCGCGCAACGGGCTGGCCTTCGCCATTCGCTCGGAGCAGGCGATTCGCGAGGAGGTGGTGGCACTGGTGCTGTCGGTGCCGCTGGCCTGGCTGGTCGGCGCCACCGTGATGCGCCGGGTCGAGCTGGTCGCAACCGTGGTGCTGGTGCTTGTGATCGAGCTGCTCAACACCGCGATCGAGAAGCTCGCCGACCGCCTGACCATGGATCACGATCCACAGATCGGGCGGGTCAAGGACATGGGCTCCGCCGCCGTCGGCGTCGCGCTTGTGATGGCCGGGCTGTTCTGGCTGTTCGCCCTCGCTGAGCGCATGGGCGCGTTCTGA
- a CDS encoding NAD+ synthase, which produces MSEQQIKITLAQLNPTVGDVTGNAAKARAARDKAKADGADLVVLSELFIAGYPPEDLVLKPAFQSACRAAIEELARETKDGGPAMLIGTPWVEDGKLYNACALLDGGRIAALRFKANLPNYGVFDEKRLFARGPASGPVTVRGVRIGVPICEDIWLEESEDYENVVECLAETGAEILIVPNGSPYARDKTDLRLSIVVARVTESGLPLIYLNEMGGQDELIFDGASFALNADLSVAAQLPAFEENITTLTWRKAADGWRCNGPITAQLEGDKADYAACVLGLRDYVRKNGFPGVLLGVSGGIDSALCAAIAVDALGADKVRGVMLPFRYTAQVSLDDAAKLAAALGIRYEILPIADAVNGFEAILAPVFKGLERDITEENLQARARGTLLMAISNKTGAMVVTTGNKSEMSVGYATLYGDMNGGFNPIKDIYKTEVFRLSSLRNEWKPDGALGPSGEVIPVNIIIRPPTAELRENQTDQDSLPPYEVLDAILERLVEREEPLATIIEAGFDRDVVTRVDRLLNIAEYKRRQAAPGVKVTRKNFGRDRRYPITNRFRDFGKALPEPDEKLVTRGSRASAEAFEG; this is translated from the coding sequence ATGAGCGAACAACAGATCAAGATCACCCTCGCGCAACTCAATCCGACGGTCGGTGACGTCACCGGCAACGCCGCGAAGGCACGCGCCGCGCGCGACAAGGCGAAAGCCGACGGGGCCGATCTCGTCGTGCTCTCGGAACTGTTCATCGCCGGCTATCCGCCGGAGGATCTGGTGCTGAAGCCGGCGTTCCAGTCGGCTTGCCGCGCCGCGATCGAGGAACTGGCGCGCGAGACCAAGGATGGCGGCCCGGCGATGCTGATCGGCACGCCCTGGGTCGAGGACGGCAAGCTCTACAATGCCTGCGCGTTGCTCGACGGCGGACGCATCGCCGCGCTGCGCTTCAAGGCCAACCTGCCGAACTACGGCGTGTTCGACGAGAAGCGGCTGTTCGCGCGCGGCCCGGCATCGGGCCCGGTGACGGTGCGCGGCGTGCGCATCGGGGTGCCGATCTGCGAGGACATCTGGCTCGAGGAATCCGAGGACTACGAGAACGTCGTCGAGTGCCTGGCCGAGACCGGCGCCGAGATCCTGATCGTGCCGAACGGCTCGCCCTATGCCCGGGACAAGACCGATCTGCGGCTGTCGATCGTGGTGGCGCGCGTCACCGAGAGCGGACTGCCGCTGATCTATCTCAATGAGATGGGCGGCCAGGATGAGCTGATCTTCGACGGCGCCTCGTTTGCGCTCAATGCCGATCTCTCCGTAGCGGCGCAGCTTCCGGCGTTCGAGGAGAACATCACGACGCTGACGTGGCGCAAGGCGGCCGATGGCTGGCGCTGCAATGGGCCGATCACGGCGCAGCTCGAGGGCGACAAGGCCGATTACGCGGCCTGCGTGCTCGGCCTGCGCGACTATGTCCGCAAGAACGGTTTTCCCGGCGTGCTGCTCGGCGTCTCCGGTGGCATCGACTCGGCGCTGTGTGCCGCGATCGCGGTCGATGCGCTCGGCGCCGACAAGGTGCGCGGCGTGATGCTGCCGTTCCGCTACACCGCCCAGGTCTCGCTCGACGATGCCGCCAAGCTCGCAGCCGCGCTCGGCATCCGCTACGAGATCCTGCCGATTGCCGACGCCGTCAACGGGTTTGAGGCAATTCTCGCGCCGGTGTTCAAAGGGCTGGAGCGCGACATCACCGAGGAAAACTTGCAGGCGCGCGCCCGCGGCACGCTGTTGATGGCGATCTCCAACAAGACCGGCGCCATGGTGGTGACGACCGGCAACAAGTCGGAAATGTCGGTCGGCTACGCCACGCTGTATGGCGACATGAACGGCGGCTTCAACCCGATCAAGGACATCTACAAGACCGAGGTGTTCCGCCTGTCGAGCCTGCGCAATGAATGGAAGCCGGACGGCGCGCTTGGGCCGTCGGGCGAGGTGATCCCGGTCAATATCATCATCCGGCCGCCGACCGCTGAGTTGCGCGAGAACCAGACCGACCAGGATTCGCTGCCGCCCTACGAGGTGCTGGATGCGATCCTGGAGCGGCTGGTGGAGCGCGAGGAGCCGCTTGCGACCATCATCGAGGCCGGCTTCGACCGCGATGTGGTGACCCGCGTCGATCGCCTGCTCAACATCGCCGAATACAAGCGCCGGCAGGCCGCACCCGGGGTGAAGGTGACGCGGAAGAACTTCGGCCGCGACCGCCGCTATCCCATCACCAACCGCTTCCGCGATTTCGGCAAGGCGCTGCCGGAGCCCGACGAGAAGCTGGTGACGCGCGGCTCGCGCGCGTCGGCGGAAGCGTTCGAGGGGTGA
- a CDS encoding DUF2865 domain-containing protein, with the protein MPHSSRSRFSRWFLACAVLAGIALPATHALAQVPPGPPGPAPQGAQANPMCARLEGQLAAIDRGGGDPAKDEQIRRYQDAATRQQGELDRVTAQARRMGCDSSGFLSLFNNNSAQCGPVNNQIQQMRANLDQMTANLERLRTGGLGGADRENQRRSVLTALAQNNCGPQYAAAARGPGNFIENLFGGGGGGNPNEPLPPPDAQYGGQSGTFRTVCVRTCDGAYFPISFATSQARFAADEQICKAQCPAAEASLFAYRNPGEDINQAVSISGQSYSSLPNAFKYRTEFNPSCSCKAAGQSWAEALKAVDDQASAAQQGDIIVTEESARKMQQRAQTKAAAGKKGAPAAAAQPQQPPAADATAPAAPASDGQIRTVGPTFIPKKQ; encoded by the coding sequence ATGCCCCATAGCTCCCGTTCTCGCTTCTCCCGTTGGTTCTTGGCTTGCGCCGTGCTGGCCGGCATCGCCCTGCCCGCCACGCATGCCCTGGCGCAGGTGCCTCCGGGCCCACCCGGCCCGGCTCCCCAAGGCGCGCAGGCCAATCCGATGTGCGCGCGGCTGGAGGGCCAGCTAGCCGCGATCGATCGCGGCGGCGGCGATCCGGCCAAGGACGAGCAGATCCGCCGCTATCAGGACGCTGCAACCCGGCAGCAGGGCGAGCTGGATCGCGTGACCGCGCAGGCCCGGCGCATGGGCTGCGACAGTTCCGGATTCCTTTCGCTCTTCAACAACAACTCGGCGCAGTGCGGACCGGTCAACAACCAGATCCAGCAGATGCGCGCCAATCTCGACCAGATGACCGCAAATCTCGAGCGGCTGCGCACCGGCGGGCTCGGCGGCGCCGACCGCGAGAACCAGCGCCGCTCGGTGCTGACCGCGCTGGCGCAGAACAATTGCGGCCCGCAATACGCGGCGGCCGCGCGCGGCCCCGGCAATTTCATCGAGAACCTGTTCGGCGGCGGCGGCGGTGGCAATCCCAACGAACCGCTTCCGCCGCCTGACGCGCAATATGGCGGGCAGTCCGGCACCTTCCGCACCGTCTGCGTCCGCACCTGCGACGGCGCCTATTTCCCGATCTCGTTCGCGACCTCGCAGGCGCGCTTTGCCGCCGACGAACAAATCTGCAAGGCGCAGTGCCCGGCCGCGGAGGCCAGCCTGTTCGCCTACCGCAATCCCGGCGAGGACATCAACCAGGCGGTCTCGATCAGCGGCCAGTCCTACTCGTCGCTGCCGAACGCCTTCAAGTACCGCACCGAGTTCAATCCGTCCTGCTCCTGCAAGGCGGCCGGCCAGAGCTGGGCGGAGGCGCTGAAGGCGGTCGACGACCAGGCGTCCGCCGCGCAGCAGGGCGACATCATCGTCACCGAGGAGAGCGCGCGGAAGATGCAGCAGCGCGCGCAGACCAAGGCTGCCGCCGGCAAGAAGGGCGCGCCCGCAGCGGCGGCTCAACCGCAGCAGCCCCCCGCCGCTGACGCCACTGCGCCTGCCGCACCCGCGAGCGACGGCCAGATCCGCACGGTCGGCCCGACCTTCATCCCGAAAAAGCAGTAA